In Leucoraja erinacea ecotype New England chromosome 15, Leri_hhj_1, whole genome shotgun sequence, the following proteins share a genomic window:
- the LOC129704381 gene encoding homeobox protein vent1-like has product MVKGIFSIDWLAQSSRDGRIEKKPEEGSTVGDCNPNAPLSLSSHAENSTNTCQPAPPSTTGDSTPEIKRLQLPGSCDRDPEQAVDTTASDLSIQEDSWGSESESGRSEGSARGGRGRSVDSECECDAPRRVRTAFTAQQIHKLEKKFKRQTYLGASERSKLAALLHLSETQVKTWFQNRRMKLKRQLQDLCSVSFAAPALLTHSLPMREPLFTPCAGFPGFYTNDRSVHQTTNGPHRPPQPAYPPPIHRYSPTVEQSFSRYQPYLYPLMLEPSPVGLHVYS; this is encoded by the exons ATGGTGAAAGGAATTTTTTCAATAGACTGGCTCGCCCAAAGCAGTCGCGACGGGCGGATTGAGAAGAAACCAGAGGAAGGGTCTACAGTGGGCGATTGCAATCCCAATGCTCCCCTTTCCCTGAGCTCTCACGCTGAAAACTCAACAAACACCTGCCAACCGGCACCACCATCTACTACTGGAGACTCCACGCCCGAAATAAAAAGATTACAACTGCCTGGATCGTGTGATCGTGACCCAGAGCAAGCAGTGGACACAACAGCCAGTGACT TGAGCATACAGGAGGATAGCTGGGGCTCGGAGAGCGAGTCCGGTCGCTCGGAGGGTTCGGCCAGGGGCGGGCGAGGGAGAAGCGTGGACTCGGAGTGCGAGTGCGACGCCCCTCGCCGGGTGCGGACCGCGTTCACAGCCCAACAGATCCACAAACTGGAGAAGAAGTTCAAGCGGCAAACCTACCTGGGGGCGTCCGAGAGGAGCAAGCTGGCCGCCCTTCTCCACCTGTCCGAGACCCAG GTGAAGACGTGGTTTCAGAACCGGAGGATGAAGTTGAAACGCCAGTTGCAGGATTTGTGCTCGGTGTCGTTCGCCGCTCCTGCGTTGTTGACCCATTCGTTGCCGATGAGGGAGCCGCTCTTCACTCCATGCGCCGGGTTCCCCGGGTTCTACACGAACGACCGCTCCGTCCACCAAACCACCAACGGCCCCCACCGACCCCCACAGCCGGCTTACCCGCCGCCCATCCACCGCTACAGCCCGACTGTGGAGCAGAGCTTCTCGCGGTACCAACCTTACCTTTACCCGCTGATGCTGGAGCCATCTCCAGTGGGATTGCACGTCTATTCCTGA